Genomic segment of Buchnera aphidicola (Aphis nerii):
TTTTAGGAATAACTAATAACTGTAAAAACATAGATGATTTAATGAAACCATATTTGTTTCGTTCATTAAAAAAATTAGGACAAGTAGAAAAAGCAATTCTAAGAATTTCATTTTATGAACTATATAAAAGAAATGATATACCATATAAAGTCTCTATTAATGAAGGTATCGAATTAGCAAAATTATTTGGATCAGAAGATAGTCATAAATTTATTAACGGAGTTCTGGATAAGGCTGCATTAAAAGTAATAAAGAAAAAAAGATAGTAGTGTTTTTTACTTTAGTATACAAAATATTTAATTTATTTAAAAAAAATTATATCATAAAAAATATTTTAATATTTAACATGATGATGAAATCCAAGAAAAAATTTTTTTTTCAATCCCATCAGCATCTAACTCGTAACAATGTCTGATTTCTTGTTGAGTACCTTGAGAAATAAATGTATCTGGTAGTCCAATATTTAAAACTGGAAGAAAAAGTTTTTTTATCATAATAAATTCATTTACTGAACTTCCTGCACCTCCTGAAATAATTCCTTCTTCAATGGTTACTAAAAATTGATGTTTATAAGATAATTGAGTAATTATATTAGTATCTAATGGTTTTACAAATCGCATATCAACCAATGTTGCATTTAAATTGTTCGCTGCTGATAAAGCAGCTTCTAATAAAGCACCAAAATTTAAAATTGCTATTTTATGACCTACTCTTTTCAAAATAGATTGACCTAACGGTATTAAATTCATAGGTTTTAATGGTACACCTATGCCTTCACCTTTAGGATATCTTACTACCGTGGGACCTATTTTATACATATATCCAGTATATAACATTTGTCTACATTCATTTTCATTACTTGGTGTCATAATAATTATACCAGGAATACATCTTAAATAAGCCAAATCAAAAAGACCTTGATGTGTTGGTCCATCATTTCCAACAATTCCTCCTCTATCAATAGCAAATAAAATAGACAGCTTTTGCAATGCGACATCGTGTATAATTTGATCATAAGCACGTTGTAAAAAAGTAGAATATATTGAAACTACAGGTTTATAACCAGCAACAGCTAAACCAGCTGCAAAAGTAATTGCATGCTGTTCAGCAATAGAAACATCAAAATATTGATTAGGAAATAAACGAGAAAAATTTAACATACCTGAACCTTCACACATAGCAGGTGTAATCGCTATCAATTTTTCATCAATACTTGCCATATCACAAAGCCAGGAACCAAATACTTCAGAATAAGTAAAAATTTTTTTATTAGAATATGAAAAATTATTTTTAGGAACAGTATGCCATTTAATTGGATCTAGTTCTGCTGGGGGATAACCTTTACCTTTTTTTGTAATCAAATGCAACAAACAACTCCCTTTTTTATTTTTTAAATTTTTTAAAACTTTAACTAAATTAAATATATCATGACCATCAAATGGTCCAAAATATTGAAAAGATAAATTTTCAAAAAATGAATTTTTTAATAGATGATTAAATTCAATATTTTTTAAATTTTTCAAGTGTTTATTTAAAGCACCTACATTTTTAGAAATAGACATTTCATTATCATTTAATATTACTAGTAAATCAGATTGTATTTCGCCAGCATGATTCATAGCTTCAAATGCCATACCAGATGTTATTGCTCCATCACCAATAACACAAACAGTTTTTCTATTTTTTCCTTCTTTTTGAGCTGCTATTGATAATCCTAAACCTGCACTAATTGATGTTGAAGAATGACCTGTACTAAAAACATCATATTTACTTTCTTCACGAAATGGAAATGGATGCAATCCATCTTTTTTTCTAATACTAACTATTTTTTTTGCTCTACCAGTTAATATTTTATGAGGATAAGATTGGTGTCCAACATCCCATAATAAATTATCAAATGGTGTATTATAAACATAATGTAAAGCCACTGTCATTTCAACGACACCTAAACCAGATGCACAATGTCCTTCAGTAATAAAAATTATGTCTAACAAATATTTTCTCAGTTCTATACATAATTGAGGTAATTTTTTAATTGGTAAACATCTCAAATTTTTAACTGAATGAACCCAAGACAAAATTGGATATTTTTTTACATCAAAATTCATTAGGAACTCATTATTAAATTTATTGTAAACGTTGTATTATAAAATCTGTTAATAATTCTAATTTATTAGTAATAAAAAAATTTTTTTTTAAAAAAGCCAAAATAGATAATGCTTCTTCATGTAAAATTTTTATTTTATTTTTAGATTGTTTAATTCCAATTAAATATGGATATGTTTTACATATATTATCACTTTTATAATTTTTTATTTTTTTAAAGTCATTTTCATAATCAAAAATATCATCTTGAATTTGAAAAGCTAAACCAATAGAAATAGAAAAACGATCTAATAATAATAATATTTTTTTAGAACAAAAATTTGCAGATAAATATGACAAACGAACAGAGGATCTAATTAAAAATGCAGTTTTATATAAATTAATTTTTTCTAATTCAGTGATATCAAGTTCTTTTGTATCTTTTTGCAAATCTAATGTTTGTCCAATACACATACCAGCGCATCCAATAGAATTGGATAATTCAGAAATAATTTTCAAACGACTTTTATGAGAAACCCCAGGCATAATATGTGTAGATAAAATATTAAATGCTAAACTTTGCAACGCATCTCCAGCGAGTAGAGCAAAATTTTCACCGTATTTTATGTGACAAGCAAGTTTTCCTCTTCTAAGAGAATCATCATCAATACATGGTAAATCATCATGAATTAAGGAATAAGCATGAATTAATTCAACTGCTATAGATATAGCATCTAATGTAATAATATTTACTTTAAACATTTCTCCAATGACATAAATTAAACATGGACGTAATCTTTTACCTCCCATCAAAGTTCCATATTTCATTGATTTAATAAGAATTGAATTTTGAAAAGGTAAATTGTTTAATATATTAAATAGTTTTTTATTTATACGATTTTGATAAAAATTAAAAAAATTCACATTTAAATACCTAAAAAATTAAAAAAATAATATAAATTTTTATTAATTATACCGATAAACATTATTTTTTACAAAAACAATTAAATACAAACCATATAAAAACTAAACATACTTCACAGAAGAAAATTTTTGAAACATTTAAACAACTATACAACCATCCATTTAAAATTCCCCCCAAACATATTCCTAAGTATTGACTAGTAGAATAAATACTCATAATACGACCTTTATAATTATTAATAGATATTTCCCTACTTAAATATGAAGGCAAAAATACTTCTAATATATTAAAAGCAATAAAAAATATTTGTAACGACAATATTAAATATATTAAATGATTATCAAAAAATAAAAAAATTAATGATGACAAAAAAATAAAAAAAATACATATCTCAATAATATTTTTAAAAAATAAATAAAACTTACTATAAAACATTATGAAATATAAAATAAAAAATGAAAATATTATTGTTATTAAATAAACAACCCAATGATAATTAAATTTTACTCCAGAAAGCTCTAATTGATTAGGTATAATTAAAAAATGCATTGTTAATAAAAAATGTAAGGAAAAAATACTAAAATAAAATCTACAAAATTTTTTATTAAAAAGATATTTAATATTTTTTTGATGAAAAATTTTTATGTCTTTTTCAAATTTTATATTTTTACTATTAGGCACAATAAATAAAATAATTAAAATACAAAGAATTGAAAATATAGCAGAAAACCAAAAAATAAAAGAAAAACTAAATTTTTCAATAATAAACGAACCAAAAACAATAGAAATCAAAAAAGAAACAGCAAAACTTGCACCTATAGCAGAAATAGATTTAATATGATTTTCCTTTCTAACTAAATCAGATAATAAAGCCATAGAAACACCAGAAATAGCCCCTGCACCTTGTATAGCTCTACCAATAATTAATCCCCAAATAGAATTTATATTTGCAGCTATAATACTACCAATTAAAAAAACAAAAAGACCAAATATAATTATTTTTTTTCGATTAAATCTATCAGATAAAATTCCAAAAGGAATTTGAAAAATCATTTGCGTAGTAGCATATACACTAACAGATAATCCAATTAAAAATTTATTTCCTCCAGCTAAATATAATCCATATTTACTTAATGCTGGAATAATAGAAAATACACCTAACATACGCAGTAAAAAAATAATACAAAAACTTAATGTTACTTGTAATTCAAAAAAATTCATTTTATAATTTTTCATATTTAACTCAATATTTTTTGTAAACTTTTTATATTATAAAAAATTATGTCAATAATAAAAAACTCTAAAAAACATTTAAATTACGAAAAAATAGAAAAAGATTTAGAAGGTTATTTAAAAAATAACAAAGATTGGAATACTTCCTTAGCGAAAGAAATTGCAAAAAAAGAAAATATTATACTTACATATGAACATTGGGAAATAATATATTTTATAAGAAATTTTTATTTCAAGTACAATATTACACCATCAATGCGTATGCTAATTAATAGCATGAATAAAATACTAAGTAAAAAAATTCATAGCGTTTATTTATTTCAATTGTTTCCTAAAGGTCCAGCAAAACAAGCCAGTAAAATAGCTGGAATACCGAAACCTTCACAATGTTTATAAAAAATATTAAAATCTAAAATCAATTGAAATTAATATATTAAAAAATAAAATAACTAAAATCGATAAATAAAATATTTGACTAGAGTATTTAAGAGATTTTTTCTCTTTAATATTCAAATATGATACATATAACCAATAAAAATTTAAAACAGAAGTAAAAAATAAAAAAATAGCACCCAAATATCCTAAGAATGTTAATACAAAACTAGATAATATAAAACATATTATATAATAAAAAATATGTTTCTTTGTTTTTGAAATACCTTTTATTATAGGAAAAACAGGTAAATTAGCATTTTTATAATCTTCTATATAAATTAGAGAAATAGCATAAAAATGAGACATTTGCCAAAATATAAAAACAATAAATAATATAACACAAACTATATTAATAGTATTATTAGCAGCAGTATAACCAATTAAAGACGGAATCGAACCTGAAAAACTTCCAATAAAAGTAGAATATATTGATGTTCTTTTTAAGAAAGTATACATAAAAACATAAATAATAAATCCAATTATTGATAAAGACATTGATAAAAAATTGACTAACAACCCTAATATAGATATACCTAACGTTCCTAAAACAATTCCAAAAATACAAGCTGATATAGGTTTGAGTCTTTTTTTGACTAACGCTCTATTTTTTGTTCTAATCATTTTTGAATCTATTTCTATATCAATTAAATTATTAAAAACACAACTAGAAGCAATAATTAAAGATGTTCCCAAAATAGTAAATACAAATAAAAAAAAATTAAAAGAAAAATGAGATGAAAATAAAAAACCACCAACTAATAAAATTATATTTCCTAAAATAATACGAGGTTTTGTTATTTCTAAATAATATTTTAACATATAAATATATTTTCAAATGATTTTACATCATAATATGATGATTTAAATTTAACATAATCCATATAGAACCAAAAATGACAATAAATATAATGATTATTATGAATAATAAAGACGTTAAATACCAATAATGCTTTTTAACACTATTTAAATGTAAAAAATATATAAAATGAATAATTATTTGAATACAAGAACAAAGAATAATAATTAACCGATTTAAAGTGTTAGAAAAATATTGATTTTTAATAATAAAAAATGGAATTATAGTTAATAGTATAGAAAATAAAAAAGTATATATATAAGATTGTATCTGTTTATTAAAACAAACATTGAGTTTAAAACATTTGCGCATTAAATCACTCCATTTAAATAAATAAAAGTAAAAATACAAATCCATATAATATCTAGAAAATGCCAAAATAAACTAAAACATAAGATGCGAACTTGAACATTATAAGTTAGTCCTAATTTAAAAATCTGATAAATAATTGATAATATAAAAACCAAACCAAAAATAATATGAATGCCATGTGTTCCAATAATTGTGAAAAAAATAGAGAAAAAAGCATGTTTATTAGGCATATAGTTTTCTATAAATAAATTATAAAATTCATTGATTTCCATCACAAGAAAAACCATACCTAAAAAAAAAGTAACTATAAAATAAAAGTAAATCATTTTTATATTTTTTTTATTTTGTTCTATAGTCAACATGGCACATGTTAATGAACTTAATAATAGAATAAATGTTTCAAATAAAACATAATATAAATTAAAAATTTTATGACTAATAAAATTTAAAGGTAAATTGTTAAAAATAATTGCATATACAGCGAATAAAACAGCGAACATAATGCAATCACTCATTAAATATATCCAAAATCCAAACAATTTATTACTTTTTATGTGTTCATCTTTTTTTTTTAAAAAAGGATATAATATTTGACTATTTATTTTTTTTGTCATTTTAAACCTACTTTTTAATTTTTAAAAACTTTTGTTTTTCTATTTTTTCAATTTCTTTTATAGAAACAATATAATCGTTATCTTCATTTACACTTTTTATAATTAAACTTATGACTATCAATAAAAAAGAAATTGAACATAACCAAAAAATATGCCAAACAGCAGAAAAACCAAATATTAAAGATAAAAAACCAATAAAAAACCCTGATTCTGTATTCTTTGGCATATGAATCGAGTGATAATTAATATTTTTTAGACATTTACTTTGTTTTTTTGTTTCCCAAAAATCATCTTTACTTTTAATATTAGGAATAATTGCAAAATTATAAAATGGAGCAGGAGAAGAAGTAGACCATTCTAAAGTTCTTCCGTCCCATGGGTCACCAGTAACATCTAAATTATCATTTCGATTTTTTATTGAAACCCAAAATTGAATTACTTGACATATAATACCTATACCAATAAAAATAGCACCTATAGCAGCAACACATAATAAAAAATGAAACTCTAAATCAATATTTTGACTTAAACGACGAGTCATACCCATAAAACCTAAAAAGTATAAAGGCATAAAAGCAGTAAAAAAACCTGTTATCCAAAACCAAAATGCACGTTTTCCCCAAGTTTCATTTAAAATGAAACCAAATAATTTTGGAAACCAATAATTAATTCCAGCAAAACAACCAAAAACAACACCACCAATGATAACATTATGAAAATGAGCAACTAAAAATACACTATTATGTAAAATAAAATCAACTGGAGGAACAGATAACAATACGCCAGTCATTCCACCAATAGAAAAAGTTAACAAAAAACCAATAGTCCATAACATTGATGAATGCATATGAACACGACCTTGATACATAGTAAATAACCAATTAAAAATTTTTACACCAGTAGGAATTGCTATAATCATCGTAGTAATTCCAAAAAAAGCATTAACATTTGCTCCTGCACCCATAGTAAAAAAATGATGTAACCAAACAATAAAAGATAAAATAGTAATAGCTAATGTCGCCCATACCAGAGAAACATACCCAAACAAACGCTTTTTTGAAAAAGTAGCGACTACTTCTGAAAAAATACCAAATACTGGAAGAACTAAAATATATACCTCAGGATGTCCCCAAATCCATATTAAATTAATATACATCATAGCGTTTCCACCAAGATCATTAGTAAAAAAATGAAAATTAAAATAACGATCTAGAGTTAATAAAAAAAGAGTAATAGTTAATACTGGAAAAGATATAACTATTAATACATTTGTACATAATGATGTCCATGTAAATACAGGCATTTTAAATAAACTCATTCCAGGAGCTCTCATTTTTAGAATAGTTACTAAAAAATTAATTCCTGTTAAAGTTGTTCCAACTCCAGAAATTTGAAGACTCCAAATCCAATAGTCTACTCCAACTCCAGGACTATATTTAATACCAGATAATGGTGGATAAGCTAACCAACCAGTTTGTGCAAATTCACCTACTCCTAAGGAAATAGTTAATAATATAGCACTGCTTACATTTAACCAAAAACTCAAGCTATTAAGAAAAGGAAAGGCTATATCACGGGCGCCAATTTGCAATGGAACGACTAAATTCATTAATCCGATAACAAGAGGCATTGCTACAAAAAAAATCATTATCACACCATGTGCGGTAAATATTTGATCATAATGATGTGAAGGTAAAAAACCATGATTTCCTGAAGATGAAATCACTTGTTGAGCACGCATTAATATTGCATCTACAAATCCTCTGAACAACATAATAAAAGATAATATCCCATACATGATAGCTATTTTTTTATGATCAACAGTAGTAAACCATTCTGACCATAAATATTTCCATTTTCCATAATAAGTAATACCTAAAGTTAAGCACAACCCAATCAAAATAATAAAGAAATACGTTATCATGATGATAGGTTCATTGTAAGGTATAGCATTTAATGTTAATTTTCCAAACATATTTTTCTAATCCTGTATTTATTCAAAAAATTATAGTAAATATTTATTTTAACAATATTAATGAATTATTTTACTCAATAATGTTTTATCAACATGCGAAAAATATTCTACATAATGATTTTCGTTAGGAGAAGATACTTTGTTAAACATTTTCATGGTATTTAACTTTTTTGGTGAATTTTTTACTTTGTTAATCCAATTTATAAATGTTTTTTTATCTGGTAATGAGATTACAGTAAATTTCATATTAGAAAACCCTTTACCACTATAATTAGAAGATATTCCTTTATATTTTCCTGAATCATTAGAAATTAAATTTAGTTTTGTTACCATTCCAGGCATAGCATATATTTGACTGCCAAGTGATGGAATAAAAAAAGAATTCATAACAGAGTTTGAAGTGATACGGAACATCACTGGTTTATTTGTAGGAAAAGCTATTTCATTTATACTTGCAATACCATATTCAGGATAAATAAATAACCATCTCCAATCTAATGCAATAACATCTATTTTGATAGGTTTATATTTCGAGGATATAGGTTTTTGAGGATCTAATATATGACAATAATTCCATGTTAAAAGTGCTAAAAAAGAAATTATCAAAATAGGAACAATCCAAACTATAATTTCTATTATTTTAGATTCAGACCAATTTGGTTTGTATATTTCATTTATATTAGATGCACGATATTTAACTGAAAAATATATTGTCATAAAAAACACAGGAATGATAACAAACATCATCATTACAAATGATATCAAAATTAATGAATATTCTTGTTTAGCAATTATGCCATGTTCAGTTGAAAACATATTATTACAACCATTTAATATAAAAATAATTGAAGTTAACAATAATATTTTAAAAAATTTGTTAAAATTTATATATATCATTTTTTAAAACCTCAAAATTTACTAATTTAAAATTTTTTATCATTATTTTTACTTAATTACAATTTTCAAATATCCAAAAGAGTAATAATTTTTGAAATAATTGAATTATTTTTCAAAAATTGATAAAATTTAAATAAAAAATATATTTATATTAAGTATTTTATTATAGTTAAAGAAACTTTTATTACTTGCAAAAATATATTTTATAAAAACTGAAAAAAAATTTTATAAGTATTTTTTCAATTAGGAAATCAAATTAATTCTATGTGTTTAGAAAAAATAAAAAAATATTTAACATCAAAAATTAATATCAAAAATATTAAAATTTATAATGATAGTAAATTTCACAGACATACTAAAAATACTCTCACACATTTAAAAATAATTATTATTAGCAATGATTTTATAAATAAAACAACAATTGATAGACATCGTTTAATTTTTGAAAAATTAAATGAAATATATAAAAAAAATATATATTCAATTACATTATATACTTATACTTTACAAGAGTGGAAATATAAAAAATATAAACAAATTAATTCAATAAATTGCTTTAAAAAAATACAATAAAAAATACCATACTCGTATTACAATAAATAACTTTAATATGTTTATTTCAAATAAAAATATTTTGTATAATAAAATTATAAAAAAATCACGTATAATTTTTTATACAATACTCCAAAAATATCAAAAATTTTGTCGTTATAAAAAATAAAAAATATAAAATATTTAAAACTCACTGATAAATGTAATTTTTAAGGTAATAAGATGAAATTTCTTATGGAAAAAAATAAAGATGCAGGTCATCGTGTTACAATCAATATTCCGAAAATAACAATCGATAATACTCTTCTAAAAGAATTTACTAAAATTAATAAAAAAACAAGTATTAATGGTTTTAGAAAAGGGAAAGTACCTATTAAAATAATACAGCAAAAATATGGAAATAGTGTTTATTATGATGTATTTAATAAACTAATGCAAAAATTTTTTTTTGAATTTTTAAATACACAAAAAATTAACATTATTGGTCAACCTAAATATTATATAAATGAAAAAGAAGAACAAAATGAACATTTTAAATATTCTGTTGATTATGAATTATACCCTGAAATTAAAATAAAAGAGCTTAGTTTAATTCAAGTAGAAAAAATTGTTGTTAATATCAATGATGAAGATATAAAAAAAAACATATTAAATAATCAAAAAAAACTAAATATATGGAATCCAGTTAATAGAGCTATTAAAATTAATGATCGAGTAACAATTAGTTATTCATTATTTGAAAATGATACTAAAATAAAAGAATTTGATACAAAAAATATTCAATTTATTGTTTTTAAAAATTATTTAATAAATGAATTAAATAATAAAATAATTAACCATTACGTTAATGATATTATTTTTATAAAAGTATTTTTTTCTTCATTCCATCCAGAAAAAAAACTTAACAATAAAAATATTATATTAAAAATTAAAATAATAAATATTGAAGAGGAAAAAAGTGAAGAATTAAATAAAGCTGTTAAAAATTTTAATTTTAATAAATTCAACTTAGAATCTATAAAAGATAGAACAATTAAAGATATAAACAAATTAACTCAAAATTATTTAAAAAATCAAATTATACAAAAATTAATAAAAGAAAATCCAATTAAAATACCCCCTGTTTTACTAAAAGAAGAAACTAAAATATTACATAAAAAATTAATAAAAGAATATAAATCAGAAGTTAAAAATATTTTATATAAAAAATATCATACTAATCTTTTAGTAGAAGCTAAAAAAAGATTATGCGCTAAATTAATTTTAGAAAAAATTATTAACGATAATAAAATTTTAGTAGATACAAAAAAAATAGAATCAACAATCAAAAAAATATCTTTAAAATATAATAAACCATTAGAAATTATTAAAATATATAATAGAAATGAAACATTAAGAAAAACAATACAAAATTTGGAATTAGAAAAAGAAGTTATAAGATTTTTAAAAAGAGAAATTAAAATTATAGAAAAAAAATATACTTTTAATGAATTTGTAAATTATAACTTAAGTTGTACAGAAACATTATTTTTTTGAAAAACAATAATTATTAATAATTGTATATTATATAATTTTTTAAAAATATTTAAATAAAAAAAATTTTAATATCTTGATTTATAAATTTATCTTTTCTTATTGAGAGAATACTAAACAATGTCTAATTCGATATTAATTCCAATGGTTGTTGAACAACATTCAAGAGGAGAACGTTCATATGATATATATTCAAGATTATTAAAAGAACGTATAATATTTATGAATGGTACTATAGAAGATAATATGGCTAATAGCATTATAGCTCAAATGCTTTTTCTAGAAGCTGAAAACCCAGAAAAAGATATATTTTTATATATTAATTCACCCGGCGGTGTGATCACTTCAGGCATGTCTATTTATGATACTATGCAATTTATTAATCCAGATATAAGAACTATTTGTATAGGACAAGCATGTTCAATGGCAGCATTTTTATTAGCATCTGGTGCTAAAGGGAAAAGATCTTCTTTGCTCAACTCTAGAATTATGATTCATCAACCATTAGGTGGATTTCAAGGTCAAGCATCAGATATTGCTATTCATGCAAAAGAAATTATAAAAATGAAAAAAAAACTAAACCAATTGTTTTCTTTACATACTGGTCAGTCTATTAAACAAATAAATAAAGATACAGAAAGAGATTGCTTTTTTTCAGCGCATGAATCTATTCAATATGGACTGATTGATTTAATCCTAACTGATCGAAAATAAAAAATTTTTATAAAATATTTTTTTATACTAAAAAATCAAATAGAATCAATTTACTCAAAAAATCAATAAATAGTAAATAAGAGGTTAAAAATATGACAGATAAGAGTAAAGATGATTCTAAAAAATTACTTCATTGTTCTTTTTGTGGAAAAAACCAAAAAGAAGTAGAAAAATTAATAGCTGGCCCATCGGTATGTATATGTAATGAATGTATTAAATTATGCAATAATATTATTGAAGAGACAAAACTATCAAAAGATATTCCAAATGATGATTTAAAAAATTTACCTACGCCATGTGAAATAAAAAAATATCTTGATAGTTATGTAATAGGACAAGATCACACAAAAAAAGTTTTATCAGTAGCTGTTTATAATCACTATCAACGTATTCGAAATATTCATAAAGATTCTGAAAAAACTGAACTTGGTAAAAGTAATATTTTATTAATTGGACCTACTGGAAGCGGAAAAACTTTATTAGCGAAAACATTAGCAAAACTATTAAATGTACCATTTAGTATTGCAGATGCTACTACTTTAACTGAAGCAGGATATGTAGGAGAAGATGTTGAAAATATTATACAAAAATTATTACAAAAATGTAAATATAATATAAAAAAAGCCGAATTAGGAATTATATACATAGATGAAATTGATAAAATTTCAAAAAAGTCCGACAATCCTTCTATAACTAGAGATGTATCAGGCGAGGGAGTACAACAAGCTTTATTAAAGTTGATTGAAGGAACTTTAGCATCTGTACCTCCTCAAGGTGGTCGAAAACATCCACAACAAGAATTTTTACAAATTGACACTTCAAATATATTGTTTATATGTGCAGGAGCATTTTCAGGATTATCTAACATTATTTCAAAAAGAATTAATATAAATACTGAAATTGGATTTAATGCAGCAATTGATAATAAAAATCAAA
This window contains:
- a CDS encoding polyprenyl synthetase family protein, whose translation is MNFFNFYQNRINKKLFNILNNLPFQNSILIKSMKYGTLMGGKRLRPCLIYVIGEMFKVNIITLDAISIAVELIHAYSLIHDDLPCIDDDSLRRGKLACHIKYGENFALLAGDALQSLAFNILSTHIMPGVSHKSRLKIISELSNSIGCAGMCIGQTLDLQKDTKELDITELEKINLYKTAFLIRSSVRLSYLSANFCSKKILLLLDRFSISIGLAFQIQDDIFDYENDFKKIKNYKSDNICKTYPYLIGIKQSKNKIKILHEEALSILAFLKKNFFITNKLELLTDFIIQRLQ
- the dxs gene encoding 1-deoxy-D-xylulose-5-phosphate synthase; the encoded protein is MNFDVKKYPILSWVHSVKNLRCLPIKKLPQLCIELRKYLLDIIFITEGHCASGLGVVEMTVALHYVYNTPFDNLLWDVGHQSYPHKILTGRAKKIVSIRKKDGLHPFPFREESKYDVFSTGHSSTSISAGLGLSIAAQKEGKNRKTVCVIGDGAITSGMAFEAMNHAGEIQSDLLVILNDNEMSISKNVGALNKHLKNLKNIEFNHLLKNSFFENLSFQYFGPFDGHDIFNLVKVLKNLKNKKGSCLLHLITKKGKGYPPAELDPIKWHTVPKNNFSYSNKKIFTYSEVFGSWLCDMASIDEKLIAITPAMCEGSGMLNFSRLFPNQYFDVSIAEQHAITFAAGLAVAGYKPVVSIYSTFLQRAYDQIIHDVALQKLSILFAIDRGGIVGNDGPTHQGLFDLAYLRCIPGIIIMTPSNENECRQMLYTGYMYKIGPTVVRYPKGEGIGVPLKPMNLIPLGQSILKRVGHKIAILNFGALLEAALSAANNLNATLVDMRFVKPLDTNIITQLSYKHQFLVTIEEGIISGGAGSSVNEFIMIKKLFLPVLNIGLPDTFISQGTQQEIRHCYELDADGIEKKIFSWISSSC
- a CDS encoding MFS transporter — translated: MKNYKMNFFELQVTLSFCIIFLLRMLGVFSIIPALSKYGLYLAGGNKFLIGLSVSVYATTQMIFQIPFGILSDRFNRKKIIIFGLFVFLIGSIIAANINSIWGLIIGRAIQGAGAISGVSMALLSDLVRKENHIKSISAIGASFAVSFLISIVFGSFIIEKFSFSFIFWFSAIFSILCILIILFIVPNSKNIKFEKDIKIFHQKNIKYLFNKKFCRFYFSIFSLHFLLTMHFLIIPNQLELSGVKFNYHWVVYLITIIFSFFILYFIMFYSKFYLFFKNIIEICIFFIFLSSLIFLFFDNHLIYLILSLQIFFIAFNILEVFLPSYLSREISINNYKGRIMSIYSTSQYLGICLGGILNGWLYSCLNVSKIFFCEVCLVFIWFVFNCFCKK
- a CDS encoding TusE/DsrC/DsvC family sulfur relay protein, yielding MIKNSKKHLNYEKIEKDLEGYLKNNKDWNTSLAKEIAKKENIILTYEHWEIIYFIRNFYFKYNITPSMRMLINSMNKILSKKIHSVYLFQLFPKGPAKQASKIAGIPKPSQCL
- the nusB gene encoding transcription antitermination factor NusB: MNPYFRRKARACALQMLYSWEISQNNIQDNVIEFLKEKNQRNIDLKYFYDLILGITNNCKNIDDLMKPYLFRSLKKLGQVEKAILRISFYELYKRNDIPYKVSINEGIELAKLFGSEDSHKFINGVLDKAALKVIKKKR
- the cyoC gene encoding cytochrome o ubiquinol oxidase subunit III encodes the protein MTKKINSQILYPFLKKKDEHIKSNKLFGFWIYLMSDCIMFAVLFAVYAIIFNNLPLNFISHKIFNLYYVLFETFILLLSSLTCAMLTIEQNKKNIKMIYFYFIVTFFLGMVFLVMEINEFYNLFIENYMPNKHAFFSIFFTIIGTHGIHIIFGLVFILSIIYQIFKLGLTYNVQVRILCFSLFWHFLDIIWICIFTFIYLNGVI
- the cyoD gene encoding cytochrome o ubiquinol oxidase subunit IV; translation: MDLYFYFYLFKWSDLMRKCFKLNVCFNKQIQSYIYTFLFSILLTIIPFFIIKNQYFSNTLNRLIIILCSCIQIIIHFIYFLHLNSVKKHYWYLTSLLFIIIIIFIVIFGSIWIMLNLNHHIMM
- the cyoE gene encoding heme o synthase; protein product: MLKYYLEITKPRIILGNIILLVGGFLFSSHFSFNFFLFVFTILGTSLIIASSCVFNNLIDIEIDSKMIRTKNRALVKKRLKPISACIFGIVLGTLGISILGLLVNFLSMSLSIIGFIIYVFMYTFLKRTSIYSTFIGSFSGSIPSLIGYTAANNTINIVCVILFIVFIFWQMSHFYAISLIYIEDYKNANLPVFPIIKGISKTKKHIFYYIICFILSSFVLTFLGYLGAIFLFFTSVLNFYWLYVSYLNIKEKKSLKYSSQIFYLSILVILFFNILISIDFRF